The nucleotide sequence ACTCAGTCGCACAGAGACGCAGAGGAAAATGCAGTTGTGCTAACTGTTAGCTTAACTGTTTGAGTTAGTTTAGCCAAGCTGGACGTGGCTGCTGTGCTAACGCCTGCTGTATCGTGTGCCTTGTTTTCAGAGAGACACTGGCAGGGGACAAAGGAGCCAGTTGTGATCCTGTTGGGCTGGGCTGGCTGCAAAGACAAACACCTCTCCAAATACAGCTCCATCTACAACGAACAGGTTCTAACCACACATTTCACAGTCTAATCAGCTTTCTGTGTTGTCTCTTTAAGAGACGGTCCAACAAGctataggagacaagtcagagcagtcagtttaaaaataaatagtaaaaatggcaataaattaaatgaaaaattagctagattagcacgcAACTCAAACAACAGGACTAGGCAGTTTGAAAGTTAAAGGACAAGactgagggttaaaattaaaagtcaaaaaagtggagaattaaagaattagagagacgacatcacaccaaagaaccaggcagctataagtaaaataaaacatgagagaacatctaaaataaacaggacataatatagaataaaacactacaACTAATTAAAGCtcaaagtaaacttcacataaaagcaagtctataaaagtgggttttaagaagtgattttgaAAGTGTTACTGACTCTGCAAGCCTTATCTCCTCACGCAGGTCATTCCAAAGTTGAGGGTCCTGATGGAGAACGCTCAGTCACCCTTAGATTTAAGCCGAGACTTTGGGACGACCGAAAGGGATCCACCAAATGTAGCTTGGGGCAAGACCCTGGTGAGCTTtgaaagtgatcagtaaaatctattctaaaaacagcagggagccagtggagggatgACAAAATAGGTGTGATGTGGTGGTGTCTGTTAAAACCAGTAAGAAGCCTAGCTGCTGTGTTTTGGAGAAATTGGAAGCAACAAAGGAGCTTTACAGGAATGCCAGAAAGGAGGGACAAATGTATGGACAAGTTTTTCCAGGTCTGGGTATGAGAGCATCGACTTTATCATATGTACTATTCACACAGGGTTAGTATTCCGTGGGGAtctctggtaatttgtgaattaTCCCCCACGTATGTGTTTCTTGCAGCGCATTTACACGGGATAagcaaagtctgtattttacttgAGTTTACTGACGTTACAGCCCGGgtatgatgtcaaatctgtgcatGTCACAACATCTGGTGGTGTTGTTGGTTTGTATTAGTCAcggcaacagtaaatatgtcaaagcagcaatGTGACTGGAGAACAGTGGGCAGTATTGTCGGGATAACGGGCCATCAGAGCGTTTGTATTAAGCCTGTTGAAAGATGGGGctagaaacatttttctaacacATGCTGCTGcgcatgtcatccatctcaatATCCTCCAAAATTTCcctcttcttgttgatctgattttgccaTTTCTGTGAGTGGTCCATAGGCCTGTTGTGTATAGGCCTACTCCTGCATTTGTacctaaaatgctgtcaataatttccaccACAGCCTCCATAATTCAACTGGGAAAAAggtgcaccaaaaaaaaaaaaaaaaaaaaaaaccccagctaAAATACCCCCCAGTCACCAGGATGCAAATTCACATGGGACTAGTACTATCAGAGGACGTCAGTGTTTGGTGAAATATGGTAGGTAATTTGCGGTGGAATTTTgactttacaaattacagacgTGGTGCATTCACACTggattaagatcacagacatcctcTGCAATTATTCCAAATCACCATTGGTCCTGAGGTAATACTAGTCCCGTACGAATAGGGCTTTAGAGATTCTTTGGAGGAAGCAAGACTAGACAACTTTTTTTGATTTGGGGAGCGAAATTGAGGTCAGGGTCAAATAAAATGCTGAGGTTCCAGGCAACAGGCTTTACGTTGGCGGTGAGACTGCTGTTTTGGTTTGGAGGGTTAAAGAGTAATActtcagatttagatttgtttagTTGACAAAGGTTCTGAGCCATCCAACGGTTAATGTTATTGAGATGGTTAAAAACAGCAGGTCTCAGTGGAATAGTAGTAGTAGAATAAATGCAGTTCACAcatttacactttatttttttcctttctgtatttACTTTCTTTGCTTTTAGGGATGTGTCACGATCCGCTACACAGCTCCATTAAAGACCGTCTTCATCTCGGAGTCTTTTGGCTACAAAGAGCTGAGCAGCACCGCCCTCAAGCTGCTGGAGATCCTCTACGACTACGAGGTGGAGAACAGTCCCATTTTCTTTCATGTATTCAGTAACGGTGGCTTCATGCTGTACCGTTACATCGTCGAGCTGCTGCACAACGACAAACAGTTCAGTTCACTGCATGTGATCGGGGCTGTAGTGGACAGCGCCCCCGGTAGTGCGAATGTCCGCGGGGCCCTGCGTGCCCTGATGGCCACCTTAGGGCCAAAAATAAGTCCTGTTTTAAGGTATGTCCTCCTAGTGCTTTTTGCAGTGACTGTCGTCCTCCTGCGAATCGTCTTATACCCTCTGACCAAGTACATCCACAAGAACCACTACGACGCCGTGCAGGACAAGCCACCCTCCTGGCCTCATTTCTTCCTGTACTCCAGAGCCGACCTGACGATCAGACACCGGGACAT is from Amphiprion ocellaris isolate individual 3 ecotype Okinawa chromosome 10, ASM2253959v1, whole genome shotgun sequence and encodes:
- the tmem53 gene encoding transmembrane protein 53; translation: MADEIDYNIVFPDAGTSERHWQGTKEPVVILLGWAGCKDKHLSKYSSIYNEQGCVTIRYTAPLKTVFISESFGYKELSSTALKLLEILYDYEVENSPIFFHVFSNGGFMLYRYIVELLHNDKQFSSLHVIGAVVDSAPGSANVRGALRALMATLGPKISPVLRYVLLVLFAVTVVLLRIVLYPLTKYIHKNHYDAVQDKPPSWPHFFLYSRADLTIRHRDIEFFMKAVKQKGVPVDSFDFVSSPHVGHYRDFPEQYALKCREFLVSCMKESEGTEIKKRQHVQMQ